The following proteins are co-located in the Oryzias melastigma strain HK-1 linkage group LG8, ASM292280v2, whole genome shotgun sequence genome:
- the dnase1 gene encoding deoxyribonuclease-1, with protein sequence MRWLCTAGLLVGVLHLSSSLLLGAFNIRTFGDTKASNETLMNIISTVVHRYDIILIQEVRDADLSATTKLMEYVNKGGSEYGYIVSEPLGRSTYKERYLFLYRQQVVSVVKSYTYDDGCESCGTDTFNREPFVVMFSSKNTVSGSFALVPQHTSPDSAVQEVDALYDVVTDVRSRWSTNNIVLLGDFNSGCNYVVGSEWEQIRLFTDKSFHWLIPDSADTTVTTTVCPYDRIVVTADMVKGVVQGSAQVYDFMADLKLSHSLALDVSDHFPVEVKLS encoded by the exons ATGCGCTGGCTTTGCACCGCGGGGCTCCTGGTGGGCGTCCTGCACCTGTCCTCCTCCCTGCTACTGGGCGCCTTCAACATCAGGACGTTCGGAGACACCAAAGCTTCCAACGAAACCCTGATGAACATCATCAGCACG GTTGTCCATCGCTACGACATCATTCTGATCCAGGAGGTCAGAGATGCCGACCTTTCAGCGACCACGAAGCTGATGGAGTATGTCAACAA AGGTGGTTCTGAGTATGGATACATCGTCAGTGAGCCTTTGGGGCGCAGCACCTACAAGGAGAGATACCTGTTCCTCTACAG GCAGCAGGTGGTGTCTGTGGTGAAGAGCTACACCTACGATGACGGCTGTGAGTCCTGTGGAACCGACACCTTCAACAGAGAGCCGTTCGTGGTCATGTTCTCCTCCAAGAACACCG TCTCCGGCAGCTTTGCTTTGGTTCCTCAGCACACTTCTCCAGATTCGGCCGTGCAGGAGGTGGACGCCCTCTACGACGTGGTCACTGACGTCCGTTCTCGCTGGAGCACCAAC AACATTGTTCTGTTGGGCGACTTCAACTCCGGCTGCAACTACGTGGTGGGCTCGGAGTGGGAGCAGATCCGCCTTTTCACCGATAAGAGTTTCCACTGGCTGATCCCTGATTCCGCCGACACCACCGTGACCACCACCGTCTGCCCCTATGACCG GATCGTGGTCACAGCTGACATGGTGAAGGGCGTGGTGCAGGGCAGCGCGCAGGTGTACGACTTCATGGCAGACTTGAAACTCAGCCACAGTCTG GCTCTGGATGTCAGTGATCATTTCCCCGTTGAGGTGAAGCTCTCCTAA